One Rissa tridactyla isolate bRisTri1 chromosome 1, bRisTri1.patW.cur.20221130, whole genome shotgun sequence DNA segment encodes these proteins:
- the PDHA1 gene encoding pyruvate dehydrogenase E1 component subunit alpha, somatic form, mitochondrial isoform X1, protein MRKMLLAALSRVLQGPAAAATAAGRTGAVSEASRVMVASRSYADFASEATFEIKKCDLHRLEEGPSTTTVMTREEGLHYYKTMQTIRRMELKADQLYKQKIIRGFCHLYDGQEACCVGLEAAIKPTDHVITAYRAHGFTYARGVPTREILAELTGRKGGCVKGKGGSMHMYTKNFYGGNGIVGAQVPLGAGIALACKYFDKNEVCLTLYGDGAANQGQIFETYNMAALWKLPCVFICENNRYGMGTSVERAAASTDYYKRGDFIPGLRVDGMDVLSVREATKFATEYCRAGKGPILMELQTYRYHGHSMSDPGISYRTREEIQEVRSKSDPITLLKDRMVNNNLASIEELKEIDVAVRKEIEEAAQFATTDPEPPLEELGNHIYFNEPPFEVRGPNQWIRYKSVC, encoded by the exons ATGCGCAAGATGCTGCTGGCCGCGCTCTCCCGGGTGCTGCAGggtccggccgccgccgccaccgccgccggcaGGACG GGAGCTGTTAGTGAG gCATCTCGAGTGATGGTAGCATCGCGTAGCTATGCAGACTTTGCAAGTGAAGCCACGTTTGAAATTAAG AAATGTGACCTCCATCGCTTGGAAGAAGGCCCTAGTACCACAACAGTGATGACTCGAGAGGAGGGGCTCCATTACTACAAGACAATGCAGACCATACGACGCATGGAGCTGAAGGCTGACCAGCTGTACAAGCAGAAGATTATTCGTGGCTTCTGCCACTTATATGATGGTCAG GAGGCTTGCTGCGTAGGGCTTGAAGCTGCCATAAAGCCTACAGACCACGTGATAACAGCTTACAGAGCTCATGGCTTTACCTACGCACGAGGAGTGCCTACTCGAGAAATTCTCGCTGAACTTACAG GTCGAAAAGGAGGATGtgtgaagggaaaaggaggatcAATGCATATGTATACCAAAAACTTCTATGGTGGCAATGGTATTGTTGGTGCTCAG GTTCCTCTTGGAGCTGGGATTGCGCTGGCCTGTAAATACTTTGATAAAAATGAAGTCTGTCTGACATTATATGGAGATGGTGCAGCCAACCAG ggCCAGATATTTGAAACATACAATATGGCTGCCTTATGGAAGTTGCCTTGTGTTTTTATCTGTGAGAACAATCGGTACGGAATGGGAACGTCAGTTGAGAGAGCTGCAGCCAGCACTGACTACTACAAAAGAGGAGACTTCATTCCAGGGCTTAGG gtggATGGCATGGATGTTCTCAGTGTTCGAGAAGCAACAAAGTTTGCAACTGAGTACTGTAGAGCTGGAAAA GGTCCTATTCTGATGGAGTTACAGACATACCGTTATCATGGCCACAGTATGAGTGACCCTGGAATAAG CTATCGTACTAGAGAAGAAATTCAAGAAGTGAGAAGCAAAAGTGATCCCATTACTTTGCTGAAGGACAGAATGGTCAACAATAACCTTGCTAGCATTGAGGAATTAAAG GAAATTGATGTGGCAGTAAGGAAGGAGATCGAGGAAGCTGCTCAGTTTGCTACCACTGACCCAGAGCCACCACTGGAAGAACTAGGTAACCACATCTACTTCAATGAGCCACCCTTTGAAGTACGTGGCCCAAACCAGTGGATAAGGTACAAGTCTGTCTGCTAA
- the PDHA1 gene encoding pyruvate dehydrogenase E1 component subunit alpha, somatic form, mitochondrial isoform X2, with protein MRKMLLAALSRVLQGPAAAATAAGRTASRVMVASRSYADFASEATFEIKKCDLHRLEEGPSTTTVMTREEGLHYYKTMQTIRRMELKADQLYKQKIIRGFCHLYDGQEACCVGLEAAIKPTDHVITAYRAHGFTYARGVPTREILAELTGRKGGCVKGKGGSMHMYTKNFYGGNGIVGAQVPLGAGIALACKYFDKNEVCLTLYGDGAANQGQIFETYNMAALWKLPCVFICENNRYGMGTSVERAAASTDYYKRGDFIPGLRVDGMDVLSVREATKFATEYCRAGKGPILMELQTYRYHGHSMSDPGISYRTREEIQEVRSKSDPITLLKDRMVNNNLASIEELKEIDVAVRKEIEEAAQFATTDPEPPLEELGNHIYFNEPPFEVRGPNQWIRYKSVC; from the exons ATGCGCAAGATGCTGCTGGCCGCGCTCTCCCGGGTGCTGCAGggtccggccgccgccgccaccgccgccggcaGGACG gCATCTCGAGTGATGGTAGCATCGCGTAGCTATGCAGACTTTGCAAGTGAAGCCACGTTTGAAATTAAG AAATGTGACCTCCATCGCTTGGAAGAAGGCCCTAGTACCACAACAGTGATGACTCGAGAGGAGGGGCTCCATTACTACAAGACAATGCAGACCATACGACGCATGGAGCTGAAGGCTGACCAGCTGTACAAGCAGAAGATTATTCGTGGCTTCTGCCACTTATATGATGGTCAG GAGGCTTGCTGCGTAGGGCTTGAAGCTGCCATAAAGCCTACAGACCACGTGATAACAGCTTACAGAGCTCATGGCTTTACCTACGCACGAGGAGTGCCTACTCGAGAAATTCTCGCTGAACTTACAG GTCGAAAAGGAGGATGtgtgaagggaaaaggaggatcAATGCATATGTATACCAAAAACTTCTATGGTGGCAATGGTATTGTTGGTGCTCAG GTTCCTCTTGGAGCTGGGATTGCGCTGGCCTGTAAATACTTTGATAAAAATGAAGTCTGTCTGACATTATATGGAGATGGTGCAGCCAACCAG ggCCAGATATTTGAAACATACAATATGGCTGCCTTATGGAAGTTGCCTTGTGTTTTTATCTGTGAGAACAATCGGTACGGAATGGGAACGTCAGTTGAGAGAGCTGCAGCCAGCACTGACTACTACAAAAGAGGAGACTTCATTCCAGGGCTTAGG gtggATGGCATGGATGTTCTCAGTGTTCGAGAAGCAACAAAGTTTGCAACTGAGTACTGTAGAGCTGGAAAA GGTCCTATTCTGATGGAGTTACAGACATACCGTTATCATGGCCACAGTATGAGTGACCCTGGAATAAG CTATCGTACTAGAGAAGAAATTCAAGAAGTGAGAAGCAAAAGTGATCCCATTACTTTGCTGAAGGACAGAATGGTCAACAATAACCTTGCTAGCATTGAGGAATTAAAG GAAATTGATGTGGCAGTAAGGAAGGAGATCGAGGAAGCTGCTCAGTTTGCTACCACTGACCCAGAGCCACCACTGGAAGAACTAGGTAACCACATCTACTTCAATGAGCCACCCTTTGAAGTACGTGGCCCAAACCAGTGGATAAGGTACAAGTCTGTCTGCTAA